The DNA region AGAAGTGCCTCTGCCCTGTATCAGAGGGGATGGAAAAATCCCCCTTGTTGCGATTATGGTGCTGATATGTAAACTATTAACCATATTGTGCAAGATTACCCATGGCTTACATTTTCTGGTTCCCTGGAAGATCAGCAAGAAGCAACCTGCATAGCTGAATTGGACATCCAGTTTCGATGCCATATCCCCATACAGGTTTTGAATATAATTACATAGATTATGTGTATATGTTTACTTCCCTTGCATCATTTTATCATACACTAAATAATTATATAGGCAGCCACTATCATCTACATGGGGCTGAGAAACAAGTTGAATATGAAGAGAATGAGACTGGAATTTTGTTGTGAATAAtgataaattctattttttttgaatttataaataaataatctaaatTGAGGTAGACTAGGTAGCACACTAGATAATGGCATGGGACACTACTCCTGTCACTTGCATTTGCACTTTATGCTGTGTTGAGGACCaaaggatggatgggtggatgggtgaatAGATAGGTAGATTTACAGAATTgtaaaagggtttttaaaaattcttttgtaAAGCTCTAGATCAGTCAACTAGCCCAATctcttaaaaacagaaataaaattagcAAATTAGACACACTAAACTTCAAGTACTCCCTGTTAGCTACAGCCACCGAAAATTGCATGCAGAGGAATTAACAAGTGGCATAGATTTAAGATTAAAATTCAAGGAGCTGATCAAATGATTAACAAAATATGCAGCATCTGAGCAACACACAGAGATAATCTACAGAGCCTTTCATTCTTATAATTAAAATAACTGAAAAAATGGGCACAAACCATTCTTTCTACTATCCAGTTTTAAATACATTACGTTTTGCTGCTTTTGCCCAAACAGAAAACAGATCAATTGTAATTCTGTATGGCCTGCATATCTTAAATATTTATGTGTTTATTAGAAACTTGCAGCTGTTTAATAAAACTCTAGCTTTATAAAAATGGTATTAAAAGTTATGGTTAgtatttaaaatgatttaacaaataaagaattagaaacaaTTAGTCTGAATGAATTTCCTGAAATACTATTTCCTGTTTGCTTTTTCAGAATGGCCCTTCTTAAAACAACCTTACTGTATTTGATTTGTTGGACTCTAATTgtgtttatggtttttttttaaaaaacttaaataaGTGAAATTGTTAGCAGAAAGCATACAGGTTGCTGCTTAACCCTTTCCTCCTAGATCTTTTCGCCTAGTTCAATCTTCCcatatttttcatatatataaaataaagtggAATACAATGATATAAaggtttatataatatatatttttgttgtaAGATATTTGTAAGCATAAGTAATGGATTAAAACTAATAGTTTTAATACAACTGTTTCTTGGATAACTATTTTTATGTTACAAATATGACTCATTCACAAATGTATTTACTTTTACGCTGAGTCATTTTtgtcaatatttatttatagggcggAAAATTAGCAGTTTTATTCACTAAAACTGTGCATGGATCTTAATTTTAACCATGAAGTAGTCTAACCTTGGGTCAGGAGCAAGTGATCTACAGCCATAGTAGTagtaagtagtagtagtagtggtagtggtagtagtagtactatgaaatatattttattccacGGTTTAAACCCCAACCCTATTAAGACTGGTAATCTTTTGGACTTACAGTCTAACAACTGTAATACAAAATGAGAGGGactgagaggaaagaagaaataagtgAATACATACAGTACGTACATACAGAAGACTTTTCAAAGTGTAACCACAAGGACTAAAAATGGCCAAAGTTGCTTTACAATCAGTCATCATAAAATCTGGAATCGGACTCAGGGAAATCCATATGCTGTAGTTGAaaagtcaattgtggtcatgagggTGTGATCCAAGTTCCATCCATTATGTGTAATGCACATAATtgtggccatcttgacttttttttttatcctatcATTGGGACATCCCTtagtattgttctttttttagtaTGTTGAGTCACAGTGTAAATATTTCAGTAGTGGCAATACTTTAAACAGAGTGAATAAGAATTTGGAAAGGATCGAGAGACTGGAAACGCTCTCAGCATCATTTTCAACATCTGCTTACTAAGAAATTTGGCATTGTGTGGATTTTGTGCAATTCATTGTTAATTGATTGATGCTGACCAAGCAGAATAATACAAACTACACTTTAGGTAAATGGACACAAAGAATGTGTGTATAGGGAAATGTTGCCAGTGTAAACTAAATAAATATCTTAATTCCATTAACTGACAGTttctactggttttttttttgtttttgttttttgtgagCCAAAATATCCTGAAGCTGTAGATTTGGGGAAGCCTCTCATTGGGATTTAGGTCTGAACAATGAGTGGTAGcaggaatataaaataaaatggaataaaataaaattcaaaattcaagTCTGGGCTATATTTATTGGGATCCACTGAGACACCACAGAAGTATGCAAGTTTTCAAGCTGTCGAGGAATAGTCATCAAGTTTAACATGAAAAGCAGACTAATCCAGAAAGTGCTTCACTAATCCATAGACGTTTCCTCCTCAAATCCATCTCCCTCGCTCTCTAACGAAGGAAAGTGAACACCCCAGGTTGTGTCCGGCAGGTGCTTGGCGGGAGTTGTCCCTAGAAAGTGGCCTCCGCCCTGGTCGGGGTGGCTTCCTCCGCCGGCCGTTCTCCAGGACGCTGCTTCGCCAGGCACCGCAATGGAGGATCTCCGGAGCCTCACCGTCAAAGGCCTCGCTGATCTGAGGGGCTTTTTCAACCTGACTACGAAGGAAGGCGGCAGCACGAAGGCGGCAGCCGCAGCAGAAGCGGCCAACGCGGAGATTTGTGAGTGTCCGACAGAGGGAGGCGGAGGGCGGCTCTCTCCAAGCCTTAGTTTGGGCAAGACCGCTGGTTTGTGGGGCTCTTCCGGCACGCAGCTCTTTTCTTCGAAGCGTGGAGCGCAGCCCCGTCGGCCCTCGGGGATCGCGAGGTGTTGAGCTACTTCAGTGGGGTGTTTTTGTGTGGCCTCTTTTCTGCAAAGGTTTCCGCTGATCCCGAAGAGTTAAAAAGGAGGCGAAAGAGGACAGCCGCCCCGGAGGAAATCCTCCAGACAGGGAGACGGATCGAACAGGGCAGCGGTTCGTTTCCTATGCGAGATTTccaattgacatttgaaatcctATCCAGCCCAGATTTGAATCTCAAAATTCTCAGGGCTTTCTGAAAACTTTGAATAATCTTTCTTTGAACTGCTAAGTGTTCAAATAACCCTTTAAAATGTTTGGAGGTAGAGTAAGTTTCCAATTTCCTGGAGGGGGATTattgatctatcatctatctatctatctatctatctatctatctatctatctatctatctatctatctatcgtttaTTCTAACTTCAAACATGTCACATTTGGAATCTTGAGAGGTGGGGGTTGCCCAAGGTTAAGCAAATTTCATATTATGtggcaaacatttttaaaaattcatttgaaTGCAGAGGAAACTTAAATATACAGTTAAAATATacagttaaaattaaaattggagaGGCAATTTGATGAAATGGTTAAGAGATCAGGCTAGAAAAAgggagtgagttctagtcttgccttaggtgCAAAGCCAGccagtgatcttgggccagtagTCATTcgctctcagccctagaaaggaggtaatggcaaactacttctgaactCTTATTGAAGAAAACTGCAAGGGCTAGTCCAGGCAATTGCCCAGAGTCAACGCTGACCTAAAGTAATAAGAAAAACCTTCAACACCTTCAACACCCAAAGACATactcaacaaacaaacaaacaaaccttaaaATTAATCTGGCCAAAGTATTAAATTGCATGATGGAAATTGGAAACAGCTATTTCATAAGGCTTGTGAACATCATGCAGTGTCATTTTGACTGGTAGCATTATTTGCTGTATTGCAGCTTTTTTCATGGCAGTCACAGCCAAGGAGGTGGATTTACTCATTCACAAAAATATTTTCGTAAATATCAATACAAGTAAACTATCTTCTCTGTCCTTTATCGCTTCCTCCCCGTCTCTCCTTCATTGTAATTTcttaaatcattcattcattaaacTATCCCCATGTTGCTCTTTTACCAACAATTCAGAGTGACATATATAGataggggaaaaatatttttcttcttgatcAGTTCAAGGCAATATACATACATGGTGTTCCTGCCTCCTGTCATCCATAAAaatcaccctgtgaggtggattgaacTGAGGAAGAGTAACTGTCCAAAATCATCCTGAaactaggttactaataagcattCAAATCATACTAGGGAACAACAAAACAATATCAATGGTAAAAATACACGCTTATTAGAATTTCCTATGTAACACAGAAGTTGTGCTCTTTATTTTGCAGTGCTTCCAGATGAGAGAGAATTTCAGCATGCTGCTAAAACTAATAATCTGGACACTATGGAAAGGTTATTTAGGAAAAAAGTTAATATTAATGCTGTAAATATTGTAAGTATAAAAGTACAGTGAATTTCTCTAACAAACAGATTCTGTTtcttaattatttcatttaatttaggaaaaatagtatttattatttAGTCTTTGGGACCTTTTTTGGCCTTCTCCCTGCACTAAAGTTGTATGTAGAATGTAGGCAAGCAGAAGGAAGCACTGTCTTGCTGTACCTGTcgaaaaagaaggccaaagtcatctggccagtgcacgcatgcgcgctgaagctgacaggacaatgcctcgcatgccctaacaaatgccTGTgggtgccacttgtggcacacatgccataggtttgccatcatagcTCTATATACTTTATTTCTGGGACAATGACAAATAATGGCAATATCACcattaatattaatgtttaaaGTTTTATAGAAACTTTTCTTAATATGATATAATGAACCTACTTCTATACatctaattaattaatgaaacaatggatttggcattttgtgTAATGGTAAATCATTTGTTTACTGAAATTTGTCgttttctatcttctatctacattattaattttaaacataaaaCAGATGCTACACCTTTTCTTGGGCTTATGCTGTCGGTGTGGAGGCTTACAAAATAATCTGTTTTGGGGGAAGTGTGAGGAAGGTGATGACCCATTAAATAAGCTTACATATTTGCCATAGTTTAATTAACTCAATTTAAATGCTTCCTATGATCAATTTTGCTTCTGATTGTCTGTTTATTCCCAatgatttatttcatgttttagtTGACGCGCACAGCCCTCCATTTTGCTGTTGCAGGAAATCATATATCAGCAGTTGACTTTCTTCTCCATCACAAAGCAAGAGTTGATATTGCAGATAAGGTATATGCAACTGATTTCTTACTGCTAGGTTTATAATAGGTGAAATAGACTTAGAGGCTCTTTTATGAAAAAGAAGGAATCCGTTAGTATCATTTTAGACAACTTTGGCACCAAAAGAGGTTTTTCTGTGGGCTggggggcttcacttgtttgtgtggccACTTTCTAGCATGCTGATTGGGAGTAGGGGACCTCTGTGTTACCTTAAAAAGAGGCTACTAGAGTCATTCTGATCTTTGGCTAGCATAGACTAAACATATCTCCTCCTATAATATGTTTAATGAAAACGTTAATTCTAATATCTCTGATTAATCATGCCCAGACTTTTGGAAAAATTGAATTAATAACATGTCATTTAGGGTTTTCCTGCTAACTAGATAAGAAATAAAGTGATAGAGCCATTCTAAAGGTGGCTAACGGCAAAATTGAAGTGCTGTAAGAATCGATGGAAACGTTGAAGATTTAGACAAGGGGATAGAAGGGAACTTATAAAATTTGCAtacaacaccaagctggcaggaatagccaatactcaagatacagaaggatcttgacagatttgaacactgggcccaaTCTAACAAATAAGattcaatggtgagaaatgtaaagttctacattttgGCAAAATCCCCAAATGCATAGATgtagtacctggctcaatagtagtaactgtgagagggatcttgcagtcctagtgaacaatcacttaaatatgagctagtagtgtgttgcagctgccaaaaaagctagtgcagtcctaggctgcattaatagaagtataaaatcaagatcaaacaaaatgttaataccactttataaagacttggtaagaccacacatggcatattgcatccagttttaatcaccataatgtaaaaaagatggtgagattctagaaagggtgcagagaagagcaacaaacatgattagggcactggaggctaAGACGGTtggaggaattggatatgtctagtttaattaaaagaaggattagggatgaTATGATAGGAGGGTTttaatatctaaagggctgccacaaagatgaggggtcCACCTATTTTCCAATAAAACAGAGTTTTAAAAGACTAGTTTTGAATTTCATTGTCTCTTCGAAGtttatatttacttattttacttaCTTTTGAAGCATGGCCTTACTGCAATTCATCTTGCTGCATGGGCCGGTAATTTGGAACTAATGCTGATGTTAATTAAAGCAGGAGCTGATCAAAAAGCAAAGAACCAGGTATGTTATTCCAAGATATAAACCAGCAACAACCATGTATACAACAGAAGGATTTCTAATTCTGTTTTCAGtaactgttctttctttttcttaggaAGGCATGAATGTCCTACATTTTGCTGCTAAGAACAATAGTGTTAGAATAGTGAATTATTTTATCCGAGATCTTCACCTGATGGAACTCAATATACCTGATGAGGTATTACTAGTGCAAAGAATACTATAAGCAATTAGACAATGGATATGAGCAATGTTTCTGGGaatacttttatttaaaatactgtGCATGCTTATAAATATGGCTACCATTAATCTCTTATCTGTATTTCATGAATATTGATAGAAGAGACCTTTGTTTTATTCAATGTTGCTTACAAGGTGAGTCAAATCTGTCAGAGATGATGGTGGGGGCAGCATCATTATGCAAgtctcattccttttatagtgtGTTAATattacatgtacatgtataaGGGACACATATGCACCATAATGCTATGCCCATCTTTTTGTCATCTTAGATGTACACACAGACAAGCCTATACATTTTGCAGGGGTTGTGTATTTCTAGCTCCTCTTGATTAAAcatatattattaattatattaattgatCTTACATGTATTCTTAACTACTATTCTGTGCAGTAATTCTGAGCATGCCTCAAGATACCCGTCTGTTGCTGGGCTAAATTTGGCCTGTAAATTTGGGGGCTACACTCCAAAAGTCTTGACTCAAAAATAtaaacttaatttaatttaattttaatttaataaaaataacatttaattacTCCAATGTAACTGATATGGTTGGCTTCCATTTACTTTATgactttcttcttttgtttctttaaagATTACAAACTGATAGCTACTTTTTGATGGGCTCTTACCCATCAAAAGCTTCTAGGGGTTTTGTGTGATACTGAGGAATCTACTCTAAAAGATTATGCATATACTGTGGGTCACATCACATATATATTGTgtttccagaaaataagacaggttcttattttcttttgacccccccgaaataaccacttggccttattttcgggaagataacttatttttgaggtgcaggaggcggcgagcgtggttacctcatggctgctgctgggttgcaatattttcatggagggcttattttcaggggagggcttattttagtgaatGCGCTCAAAAACCTGtttggcttattatccggagaggttttatttttggggaaacaggatacTAATACGAGaagattaaaatatttgttttctgatttgAACAGCATTCAGAAAACTTTccattaacaccccccccccccccacagacccaGTCTTCCTTTAGCATCACTTTAAAGAAGTTAGATCAGGGGCCCCCAACTCctggcccactactgggccataAACTGTTTGGAACTGGACTGTGAAAGCATgttccatttgcacaagcagtgggCATGTGGAGCTGTGTACTTATGTGTGTTTGCTAGCTGCTCGGGTGGagccatcccctccccccctgccAGTTTGCAAAGcgggaaaggttggggaactctgagtTAAATGATGGGACTGGAAGGCTGTTGCTACATCCTGAATCAGATTTGTTTAAGTAAAATACCCTTCTGGTGTGCCTTATATTCATATGGCATATGTAGCACTATCAGAAGATATTCATGCAGAGTTTCAGCACCTTCTTGCTCAGCATCCTTATAGATCACCTGTAGATAATTTTGTAGTTTGACTGGTGACCATGTGCATTCCAAAGGGACAAATTACCTCCAACTGGGCTAAAACTTTTTGGTAATTTATCTTTGAAGAATACCAATTTTCTTCCTTAGTGTCTTTTAACTTCACTTTTCccacagaaagggagaaagccgTTCCTCCTGGCAGCTGAAATGGGccatgaagaaatgataaatgaGTTGATTAGCCTTAATTTATTCACCTCAGAAAAGGATAAGGTAAACCTATTTATAAAGATGGTTCTTTGATTTTGTATGTCGTACAGTTTAATTGTGAGAGGATTCTTTTGGGAAATGGTGCAGACCACCAATAGACTACTGCTATTGTTCCTACACTTCTAGAGAggtttttattatattaaaaaaatcaaagttattTCTGAAATTTATCACTCAGCACTAAATCTATaatactgtgatggcgaacctatggcacgcctgctgtcagctccagcgtgcatgctgggggaggccattttcaccctccctaggcttaaggaaagcctctggagcctggggagggcgaaaaacgggcccaatGGGTCGAACATCTGGTAGgcccgttgggcccattttttcaccctccccaggctccagaggctttcctggagcttggggaggcgaaaacggcctccctcagcccccccggaggaaataccaagctcaactTGGAGGCAAGTAGTGCAGCACGTGTGGGGGGCGAGTGTGGGAGgcggttgtgcgtgcatgcatatgTGGGGAGGCGCTTTGCATTATAGGTGCCGGCACGCATACATGCTATCACTCACATGCCCTTGCAtatttggcacccaacaacaaaaaggttagccctcactgctATAATATATGCTATGCCACACCTATGCCAAAGTCCATCTCATTTAAAGAgtcttataaacattttttttccctgttcTGTTGAGCTATGTTGAACTAAAGACAGTTAATGCGTCCTTAGACGTCATGTACAGTATCTATCTTGAAGTTAATTGGCTTCTGTTGCTGTCAGCTGCTTTTCTGAACTGCTGAAGTGGCTTTCGCACTGTGTTGGTGTGGGTGGGAACAGCTGCTATATGCTTGTAGGCTGTCAGCATCTTTGGTGGAGTGACATAGCTTCTGGCCTTTGCTTCCTCTTTCAGTTTCTGTGCTTTTGGCTTGCTGGAATCCTTACCTGCTCTTTTTTCACCCTTCCTTAACTACATTTCATCAAAATATTCTCAACTGCAAATTCTTCCTCTGCTCTGTCACACGATGAGAATCTTTGTCCAACTCACGCACTGGGCCATGAGTACATTTTTTGTTTTAGTTCATATTAAGCATCTGTTATCTTCCACTTAAGCACTTCCAGTGAAAGGGAGTCCACCACTTCTCCAGTTACCATTTCACTGTCTTTACTATTAAGATTTGTCTAACTTTCACTTGGGatgtagaaaaaaaatctaaaatcagcagggagattttttttccaggtgaAACCGTATTTTCTATTTATTGAGTATCAAATGGACACTGatgctagaacagtggtcccTAACCCCTGGGCCGTGGCCTACTACTAGGCAGTGAGccatttggaactgggccacAGAATCTACAATGTTTTTCAATGTCTTACATTTGTATTATGTCTATCAGAAGTCTGATTGCATTGTCTTTGAAAAAAATCAGTAGAAAGTCATATTGGTGTTCTATGGCAGTTTGCATTGAACAGATGAGACAATCCTGAATGGGTCTGGGAGAAGGAATCACATAAAAAGTGAGGGTGGCTTTGTGTCACACAAGACAATTTATTCCCTACTGATTTTTACCTCTCCCCTCAAGAATTTAATTAgccaaataataaaatgatactTTGCAAACATATTGAACAGTGTCTtacattataaatatttttaaaaaaccaattttatttgaaattttatttGAACTGGCAGATTGCATACTTATCAAAATACCAATGTACCAGGTGTATGCATTATTTTATTAAAGATCTAGCATTATGCTTATTATTCTTGGTTCAAGAATACTTgtttttagtgacaattcaagcCTACATTCTTAGTTGTCTCTGTACATTTTTGTAGGAAGGAAACACTGCATTGCATCTAGCAGCTAAAAATGGCCACAGTGATGTGGTAGAGATTCTTCTTCAACAGTGGGAAGATATAAACGAATTCAATCAGGTAAAAGTACAAGAAATAGGCTGAAAAATGCATAAagcaaaaaaatacaaataaaagaagtatattttcaaaaataaagaaggaaactcttgctcaaaattcagacaggCTTTTACTATGATAACTGGGTGAGAAGAttgtagaggagaggagaggcgtGTTTCCTGGGTCTTATAAGATGCCACAATCAATTGGACCCACAGTGTGCCCATTCTGCCCAATTATGCCAATGAGGCAGAAACAATTGAAGACAGGTAGTCCCTCAGATAATTAGGCCTTTATACCATGAATGGCTTTGAGGTAATACCTGGCACCTTGAATTGTAATAAGCCAACTGATTATCCATGCTGACTGCAGAGCAATGGGGGTCACACAGGCATAACAGAACATGCCCAACATCACCTGCAGCACTGCATTTTGGAGCAACCGTTTCTCTGGAGTAGTCTTCAAGGATAGCCCTTTGTGGAGTTCATTACTGTAATCCGTGCAATTATATCTGCTGTGGATgttttaatacaatagcagagttggaagggaccttggaggtcttctagtccaaccccctgcctaggcaggaaaccctatatcgtttcagacaaatggctatccaacatcttcttaaagacttccagtgttggggcattcacaacttctggaggcaagcagttccactgattaattgttctaactgtcaggaagtttctcctcagttctaagttgcttctctccttgattagtttccacaaattgcttcttgttctaccctcaggtgccttggagaatagtttgactccctcttctttgtggcaaaccctgagatattggaacactgctatcatgtctcccctagtccttctttctattaaactagacataactcagttcctgcaaccgttcttcatatgttttagtctccagtcccttaatcatctttgttgctcttctctgcactctttctagagtctccacaccttttctacattgtggtgaccaaaactgtagAAAACTGACCAAAACTGTAGAAAAGATGTTTTGTTATTGACTGTTTGGTAAATTGTCATGAGTCTATATTGATTTGGTAATATATAAGAAAAATCAATCATTGTATATGATCGGTACTAGGGTTACCATCATTtatgatatttttcttttatcagtTATTAAACATGAACGATCTTTGAAAATAAATAACTGCTGAAATGAAATATACATATTTTGCAATCTCGTATGAAAAGTTTTAATAGAAAGATTCTTTGATAATTCTTCAATTTTATAGAAATTATCTGAAAAAATGTTCTTACCTCCTATGAGCCAATATTGGGTAGCTGTGTATAAGCAGTTGTATCTGACATTAATGAcatctttcctttttctattgttCTTCAGAATGGTGAAACACCATTTTATATGGCTGTTGAAGGAGGCCACGAAAAATGTGCTGACCTCTTACTGGAAGCCGGAAGTGACATCAATATTTTGAACAAAGTATGTAGATACACATGgtgttttttattaatttactgagaTAATATTTCTTTGAATTTTCCTTGTTGTGAATTAAAAACCAGATAaattttttaatgaaatttgtattaAAGTATAATAGGAGTCCAGATCTGGGCTACAAAATCCAGATAATCACCAGATTTCAAGTTCTCTATaaccaatctcattgtaaatatgttgtgcattgacaataacggattattattattattattatcatcatcatcatttgatGGTATTCATCTGGATTTTTATAGTCCCACTTAATTCATTTCCATCTCATTTTTGTGTCCTCTTTATTACTTACTTTTCTAATAAAAAAGATCTTGATGTGACATTAATATATAAGTTCAAGGAAATTGAAGGAAAGAGTAGTAAAATTATTGCTAATAGTATGCCTTAAGTATTCCACTAATTCAAATTAATGATATGGAAGAGCTATTAGGGAAATtgcaataatgttttttttaaaaaacttcatttTCTGCTTTCCATGTCATCCAGCAATAATCCTGTGCATATTTTCTGAGAAGTAATTTTGTTTACTATGAAGTGAATATACAAATACAACTTTAGCCTGATAGATTTAGCTAAGGTGACATGATTTTGATTTGGTGAACTATAACTTTTTCACCTTTCTTAACCATTTTTCTCATTTCAACACACCCACATTCACAGAAAATATTGCATCTTAAATTATATTTCCTTTATTTGAATAGCATTAGAAACAATGGCATAAGGTACCAGAGTTTCTCCATCAGAACTAAATACATAAGATGAGCTAGAAG from Thamnophis elegans isolate rThaEle1 chromosome 3, rThaEle1.pri, whole genome shotgun sequence includes:
- the ANKDD1B gene encoding ankyrin repeat and death domain-containing protein 1B, which translates into the protein MEDLRSLTVKGLADLRGFFNLTTKEGGSTKAAAAAEAANAEISLFFEAWSAAPSALGDREVLSYFSGVFLCGLFSAKVSADPEELKRRRKRTAAPEEILQTGRRIEQGSVLPDEREFQHAAKTNNLDTMERLFRKKVNINAVNILTRTALHFAVAGNHISAVDFLLHHKARVDIADKHGLTAIHLAAWAGNLELMLMLIKAGADQKAKNQEGMNVLHFAAKNNSVRIVNYFIRDLHLMELNIPDEKGRKPFLLAAEMGHEEMINELISLNLFTSEKDKEGNTALHLAAKNGHSDVVEILLQQWEDINEFNQNGETPFYMAVEGGHEKCADLLLEAGSDINILNKHNVSALHVATQNGHTPLVRFLISRNIDLDAQSQKNNSPLHLAITKNNLSVINSLIKANHNINCLNKRHQTPLHLAADLGNVEIIETLLKAGCDFSMVDKQGKTALAVASRSNHALVVDMIIKAQRYYIWKQENHSNDVSNINLSFKQDHNIQTKQIRASLWNLAYNGLKMQEWVKLAQFWKFTDEQIKAIEEQWTGGKSYKEHGHRMFLIWLHGVLIAGQNPIKHLYEDLITLGFQQLAEKFRAENNAGTESKKCSVS